The following is a genomic window from Mus pahari chromosome 1, PAHARI_EIJ_v1.1, whole genome shotgun sequence.
GAGTGTAGAGTGGGAGTGTGGGCCATTATTAGATACCTCTATTTCTTTCCCCTGCTGCATCCTCTGCATATTATAGAATCCAGTGCCTTCACTATTGTGAATTTCTTTACCCATTTTCCTCACATAGACTTGAGAACCACTGACAAAACTCAAAGACATGTCATGGATTGTAAACAGGAATTTGACCAATATCCAGCTGATTAAAGTCAGTGTGAGTCTTCCAATATGAAGCACGGCTTACCAAGTTAATATTAATTTGAGGATTAAAGTATGCACTTTTGAGGCTTATAGGAAAAGGAACAATATAATTCCCCATTAATGATACCCTTTCTTTATCCAAGTTATTAactgtgttcttttatttttcaaatgtgctAGAATTCTTCCCTTCATATGTGTACTGATAAAACTGAGTCATGTACTTTGGGGACATTATGACTATGATGATCACACTTGGGGTTTAtgatagtttttttaaaaaaaaattctccacaTAAAATTTAACAGAAAAGTGTGTAGAATTTGGTTGGGGAAACTTAATTACAAGAGCTATGGCCTGACGTTGAGTAAAGCTTAGCTTTTTATCACTGGGAAAGATTGAATCCCAGGTACCTGCTGCTTCTGTTGGATACCCTTTACTCTATCTGTGCGCGGAAATACTTGTACTCAGCTGACGTTAGTAAGGAGGCAATAGAAAAAATTGTACTAGAACTTGATACGAAAGAGCTTTAGGAAAACTGAAATTTTCTCTCActaatatttaatttacattttaaagttttaataactGAGAATGTTAGGCCCATGTGTAACCTCCTTTTTGGAAGGCTGTGTCTGGAATAGTCTTCCTACCTTTCTAGGTCTCACTGGAGGCAGAGCAGGAATCATTATTCATTCTTTCCATCACAGAGTACTGTTCTTGTCCACAGACCTCTGGAACTCAGGATCCCAGGGATACACAGTTCATAGCTTTGCCTTTTAGCTTCATGGAGGCTCTATGAGTCCTGTTGCTTTGGAAGCTGCAGATGTGCCTGTGGCATAGAAACTCTCATACCCTGAAGACTTCTCTTTTATTAACTAAGCTGAGCCTGACCTCTGGGATTCAGCTTTTGGCAGAGACCTTAAATTAGTGTCTATTTGAAGGAATCTGCCTTGCTCTTTCTTCCCCTTAAGGGTCACTGTGACAGTCTCATACTGGCTTCCTCTGAGACTGGGCTCTGAAGCTGCAGACTTCAGTTAACTCCtaaccttcccttctcctctgtgcaAGTGAGTACAAAGGCTGGAGAATTGAGTGCCCGTGCTCTAACTGCAAGAGTGTGAGCAATCGTATAATGCATTATTTAATTAATCTGAGGTTGTATACTTAACAGTTATATGTGTGATTTGAAAGTTTGTtggtatttaatatattttcgcatgtctgtgtgaggtttgttaataaatatgcatataagcAACTAGATTTAAATATGCATAAATCTTATGTGCCAGTATGCAAGTATTTACTTTTGTGATACATAACTAGTGTGATAACATCATTTTTGATTTAATCGTTTTGGAATACATGTACTTTGTGAATGCATAGGCCTAGTTGGTAGTGTGGTATGGCATGTTTGTgaacatacacatgaatgtgtgtgtgtgtgtgtgtgtgtgtgtgtgtgtgtgcgagtgtgtttGTGCTGTGTATGTCAGTAATCTCTTAGTGTTTTAGTGTACACTGTTAGCTGAGATTCCAAGGCCATGCAGAATCTATGAGGGGCTGATGACCCAGACAAGAAAATGAATTTCAGCAGAGACTCTGCCAGTTATTCCTGAGTCTTTCTAAGGGGAAAGCCCTCCTCACTCAACATGGGGTCATACCTGCTCAGGGGAGGGACCTCCatctctctgacctctacatacaatTCTTACTCCCCTTCTTCTTCAGGGTTCTCCAAGCTCCTAGGGATGGGACCAATGGAAATCTCCAGTTTATGCTCTCTCtgtgcctaatgtttggctgtgggtctttgcatttgCTCCCATAAACTAtaggaggaagcctctctgatgatgaatGGGCTTAACACTGAGATATGAGTATAGTAGATTATCCttaagaatcattttattgatttttccttCTATCCTCGATCTCTGGGCTATCTGGCCTCTTGTTCCTGGTCATCCagacagtgtcaggcatgggctccctcttgtggcattTACCTCAGATTagcagttattggttggctatttcTACTAGTTCTGTGCCTCTATTGCCCATACACACCTTCAAGGCAGGATCTTTTTATATTAGTGTCAAGCAATCCCTAACTTACTAGTAAGAGTAACTATAGATAAAATCATCATGCTTTTAATCTgctcatttattctttgagagcTTTATCCATTATGCTTTGGTCACACTCATCTCTCTTCTCACCCCTTCTCCCCCAGAGTCTTTTTCACCTTCATATTCATATTATCTCATGTTTGCTCTCttaacaacaaaatagaaacaaaacaaaacatggattcAAGATTTGTAAGTATACAAAATTTAATTACTTATCGCATATAAGTTAACTGCACTTAAGGATTTTAGTTAATGCCAGGAAATACTAAAACTCATAAATCATCTTAGAACCTATATTATATGTGATCCCATGGCAGCAGTACCATCAAAATTCAGAACttaggctgtggtccagagacAGTGGATCCAAATGTTCTCTCAAAGATATGTTTTATGGTACTAAGATATGTCAAATATTTGATTATCTTTGTGAGCAAATGCTCACATTTATTAGTGAGATACCAAAGAAAGCTCTGAGcagacaaatgaaagaaaattaaaattttagagaatatataaataatattccaGAAAGCTATgaacaaaagtaaacagaaatttGGTATAGCTATGGACAATTGAataattataaaaggaaaatattagggtttttttttttttatgtccccATGACTTTCTCCAGTGATTTTGTGATATAGGATGGTGTGGCCTTTTCTCTAACCACAACATATATTATATGTTCAAATGTCTAGATTCACCTCAGTCATAATTTAATTgcttttgaaatatgaataaCCTAAGTAAAATCAAATATTGAAAGCATAGTTATAAGATTGTGTATCAACTGATATACCTTCTCCAAGGAGACGCTCTGCTGTATTTGActgaatgggaaaagaaaaagaaaggagccaCACAAGTATTTGAGCATGCTAGACTTTGAATAGTAGTAAGTAGAACAGGaatctaaaggaagaaaaagtgatGTTTGATATCAGCGGCTGTAAGGGAAACACAAATCAGACCCATCTTCCCACCAGGGAACACTGGAGGAGGGGTGCAGAGAGTCCTTTACACTGGAAAGTGGTGAACATATTAGAATAATTATATGGAAAATAATGTGGAGAGTGTCCCAAAGATTAAACATACATTTATCATAAAACCCAACTATATATAATGTTGGGtattcaaagaaaataacatcACTACAGTGCAGAGTCATGATTTCTTATATTTATGGCAGGACTATTTCTAACAAACATGTAAAACATGGAATTAACTGAGGTGTCTATCCATAGATGAATGAGTAAAGGGAATGTGGCCTACGTGAAAAATGTAGTATTATAAGTTCATAAAGAGTGATATCCCATCATTGGCATTGAAATGGATGAACTGTACTTTCCATTGAGAGAAataagagacacagaaagacaaatattcaaAAGATGCCATGTTGGCTGTAGGCTGTGGTTACAAGAGACTGAAGTATGGAGAGTAGGGGTATATAAATGAAAGGCAGAGTGTTGGATAACAGGTAATAAAATACAATAGTTACAAGATTAGATTTTGTCATTCCACACTATAGAACACTGGCTATAATGCATAATAATTTGTAATAGAGAAGACTGAAGGTTCTAACCAGAGAGTatacaggaaagaaaatacagattaCCTTCCTTGATCAGCGTAAGCTATACGCACATTAAAATATCACATCAAGCAATACTATTGTATATATTAATACATGTCAATATTTGAAACTTCtataaaattaataagataatTAAGAGGAGGATGTTAGCATATAATTTCAGGCTAATGTGTGGTCTCTTGGGAATTTCTAGTTGATTTCTGCTGTAGATTCCCAAGAGCCTTGGAAGCAATGCAAATTACATGACAGGTTCCTTATAAAGGGGCAAGACCACGAGTCACCTAAAACATAGTTGGCTTGGCAGCAGGTGAAGCAGGTTCTTCCTCCTTGTATTGAAAGCCAGGTAGGTTGCTAAAACCAAGCATATAAGACAGAGGTTGTTGAGATCCGAGGTAAAACGCACTGGTAGAGCAGGTGGTACTCAGAGATTAAATTAGAGGCAAAGAGCAGAGGTATTGGGGTGAGAGGGCTGGACTAAGTGACAGAAACCAAAGCCTGTGCTAATTAAGTGAGAGATTTGTTTGAAATTTGAAAGCAAATATTTGTTTTCACAGGGAAATGTCAAACCCAGTTATGTTTTATGTCTGGGATAGAATTTCTACAGCTTACAGAGACTCGATAAtgtatgctttatttatttcttgcatGGCATTTAAATTGGGCTGAATCTAAACCCCTGTGTTTCATAGGAAATAAGCTTTTAGATATACTTTTAATAAGATCCCTATCATATTTTTCCTTCTCATCACATTtagaaacacatcaaaataagtttttttaTATTTGGCCATCATAGAAATAACTGGAAATAGGCATATCAGATACACTTTGAAGTCCTGGTTTTACATCTGGTGAGACCTTATAGAGGAATGAGTAACCAAGATCCTTAAGTAGATGGgaaatcaaaggtgtgtgtgtgtgtgtgtgtgtgtgtgtgtgtgctcatacatgCATGTTATGTGCATTTTCAGACAAAATTTCATAATGCAGGTTAGTGTATAACTTATaatcctcctcctcagcatcttgAGGAAGTGTTGTCATTACTGGTATATGCCACCTTCCTCAGCACCAGGACCTGTTTCTTTGTCTATTGCTATGAACCATCATAAGTTTCAATGGCCACATTTCCAGACTctgaaatatacatttaatattgttgcttcctatttttaatgctgtgattgtcaaataaatttcaaaagaacACTCTAACACTCTATCTGGACAACAGTCAGAAGGTGCCTTTTCTGTTGATAGCTAGGTTGGATGTAGCTGGATGGACACCATTCCTAAATGTTAAGATTTATCTGATATGGCAGAGATTCATGCTTCTAATTGGGTATCAATTCGAAGCTACACAAAGGATATAAAGGTAATGACCACAAAGAAATGGTCAAAGAAATGACCACATTGTGAAGGTAAATTCATAAGCACTAATCTAGTCAattatgtaatttcttttcttttcttttcttttcttttcttttcttttcttttcttttctttcttttttaaaaggaaaattcagcAAAATAGTCCTTTGTGAACTTGGGCTGACAACCGTCCCCACAAGAACCAAAGACTATTCAAAACCCTAGTACCAGTTGCAACCTTTGAGTAATTGGTTAGGGTAGTACAAGTGACTCCCGAAACAAAATAGACCTTGCAGGCCTTGGTTACCTTGGTTGCAAGGACTGAGGGTGGGCACTAGTGCTGGAGGTACAACATATGTAGGACATGAGACTCACACTTACATTGGGTCCCctgaaattttctcttttgtgatCTAGCCTTCATGGTACcagaaaaaagatttattgattgattggtgtttatttgtttatgttttagtGTGTCAGGGGCATAGATGTATTTattaatgtgatttttaattCATTGGCCAAAATCTGtagcataaaatgaaatatttaaaaatacttcccATTACTCATGTGTTATTTATattgtttgggggttttattaAATAACCAGAGCAATAACTTTCCACCTTTTAGTTTCCTCTAGACTATGATTTCCTCAAATTTGGCTCTATAAACAATTGGGTGGGAATCCTTAATGCTGCAGAAAGACTGTGAACATCTTTGGGTGTATAGTAGCATTCTGGGCTTCTACTTTCTAGATTTTTCTAACAATCCCTCCTGTGATGACAGTCAAAAGGACTCCTTGGGAGAAAATTCACACTGCTTCTTGctagatcattttaaaaatgagaagcaTACTTGTTTTCTCTTGTTAATATTTGAGGAGTTATGGAAGTTCTGTTTTCAAAATCCTTGATCAAGATAACCCTTGTTGGCAGAGAGCTCATCATTTTGACTGTTGtttatctctcttctcttttgatCACATTCATGAGATTAACAATGCGAGGAGGACAAGGCTGCATGATAAACCATCCTTAAGTAGTTTGTATGTGCTTGTTGAGTTCTTCCTCTGAAGTGGACTTTATAATGCGATGATAGCCTACTGTGTGCATTGCCTCCCATTATCCCCTTACTGCTAGGATGTAAGAAAGCAAGTTAGGTCATTGTTCTCACTGGATTATGTGATGCTGGCAAGAGTACTTGAATGTAGCTAAGTTGTGAATCCCCACAGGGTGCTAAAACCCAAGGTATAAAAGCTACAGAATATGAAAACTTCCCACCCTTGATTTAGAATAAGGCCAATGAAACCTGTAGATATCCTTGAGTCATAACATTGTTACATCAAGTATCCCCACTGTAGTATTGTGCTTTCTTGTGGAAGCTCATTTATATAAATCAATATCATGCATTCTAGTGCATAAGGGTAAAAATACCAAAGATTATATAATCCAAGGATCAGTCTAAGGAAGAGCTATGTTTCTGCAAGTTTGATGAAGTGTTTATACTGAAAATATTATGGCCTTCATGTGAGCTAGAGTACACCTTTGTATTTGAATGATGAATGtagtttggaaaacaaacaaacaaaaaaaacaatgtttgtcAATGGCAATTCATCTCTTCAGTTATATAAGTCAACTTGGGAGTTTGGCAAGTATGACCTTCGACATCAATCCTTGGCAAAGAGTATTGTGGGGTGAATAAGAAAGGCACGACTAGCAGTTTTTCCTTGGTATGAATCCTACAATTTCAAGGACTGACAGATCCCTCCTTTGGTATAAAATTgcaaactttttctttttgagatataCTGTAATCAcaattctcccttctcttttctccctgtaATCTTCCCCAAAATCTCTCCGAAGCCCAAGGGATGACAGAGATACTGTTCCTGGACTTCCAAGCCAAGTCAGTTTAAAATACTGTGGAGGAAAACTTGTTTTGGTTTATGGCACAATGGGTGATGCATCATCATTTGGCTCTGTTTCTGGGCCTGTTGTGAGGCAAATTATCATGGCAGTGGGAATGAGTGGTAGAAGAGCTATTGATGGACAAGAAGCTGAGAAAATATGGAAACACAGGAAGATGACAGAATAATAGTTCTAGGACTTTATCTTCCATGTCATGTTTCCTCCATCTAGTTTCCACTGTGTACCTTTTGCTAGTTCTCAATAACACCATCATATTATGAATACACCCAGGGATTAGTCCATCAATTATGTGAGAGTTGTCATTAATTGTCTTTGGAGATAAATTCACAGATACATTCAGAAGTGTGCTGAATTCTCCAGGCAGATTTTAATCCAGTTTAATCCATTCAAGTTGACAGCTGAGATTAACCATCAATGTAGAGATGCAGAATTTAATAACACCAGGGAAAGACTCCAAAATTAGGTTCAAAAGGAACAGAGTTGTTAACATTCTGAGTAGAGTCACTAACAATTGCCTGGGAAAGTTGTGAGTGATGTCGTTCCACACAAGTGGCAGCTGTAGTACATTGAATCTGTCAACAGCATTAATAATATTGTCACAATTTGAGACAATGAGATAAAATGGACAATCAACAGTGAATAGATAGTAGATTATCCTAAGCAAGGTTTTTACTTCTGTTCTGCATATGGAATGTCCATACATTCTACCAGACTTCTTAATTCAAATTATCTTAGGGAAAAAGTCTTCAAAAAAGTCATTAGTGATAAAAGATGCCTCCCTTGTCCATCATTTCTTCTTCACAGGGCTCTATTTAAACCTTTGCCAGCTAACTCCTGTGTGGATTCAAGCTTCTATTTCCCTTGCCTCATGTAAGATGCTCAGAGTCCCCATGAAGGCACATACAATAATGCATACTATTTCTTCTACAGCTCCCTGATAGTGATAGCTAGTGTCAAAGGTGTTCTTCCTCTATTGCATCTTGAAGGGTGGTACTTTCACGGTGACAACTGTAAAGCTCTGGCAGATGGGTCTTGAGTTTTCTCTGAGGTTGTGAGTCTATGGATCTGGAAGATGCTCTGTAAGAACCTTAAGAGTGTAAACATATAGTACATAGCATCTTTATGCTCATGATTCAGATGGATAATTGTAAAGATTTTCATATTTGgtccatgtggtttttattttattcatttgaaagaaagaaatagaatctCACTCTTAAATATAAAATTCCCTTTATATCATTTTTCATCTTCACTGTGTTAATTTACAATATCATACCCGTGAGTACGTATTGTTTTAATGTAAACCTTTCTATCCTAAAGATCATCAAATATTTCTACAAAAGGTCAGAATTTAATTGAGTTATAATTTTCAGGTAAATATGACCTTGTGAACTCTGTCCCAATTCTTTACTTCTTGATCCCCTTTCTTTATTAACATCAAAGGCCCCTAATTTGTACAACAGTTAAAGAGCTGAGATCATTTTCAAACCTCTGTTACATAACCTGTGCCATAATGACAATGTATGATGAATTAATTGAACAATGTTGTCAATAGCAACAGATTTCTTCAGCTGTCTGGGTCTACTTTGATTCTATTTTCACATCCAACTATGGTCTGTGTGAATACATGAGTGCTTCAGGGAACTCTTTCATGCTTTAACATCttatatttaatttacttattctgTATCTTAAAACATGTAGTTTGAGGTGCTGGGAAGATGACTCTGTCACTAATGTGCTTTCTGTGAAAAAGTCTGCAtttgtaaaaagctgggcatggaggcaTGTGTCTACAATACCAGGAtttaggaggagaaaagaaaagattcctGAGGTTCTCTTGTCAGCTGGTCCAGCTGAGGTGGAAAGCTCCAGATGCAGTGAGAAATTTTATCTGAAAAAGTAAGGTGAAAGAGATAATGGGATGAATCTCAtgttgacttctggtctccatatgcaTGCAAAGATACATGGGaacctggacacacacacacacacacacacacacacacacaaatacatatgcatacagaaAGAtgtagattttgttgttgttgttaatggaGGTATCGAAATACATTTGTACTTCCTAACTTTACAgttacttataaatatatatgaaaataaaagtaaatttctctataaaaataatacaaagttcTTAAATAAATACTATGAAGAAACTGTTTcgaatttatatatttgtatccCCTAATTTGACTATATTAAATTTAACTTGTGTTTTGTAATAATTATAACTAAGAGATAATATTTTTGATTGTTGATGGCACTGTAGGTCCTACAGCAGCTGACCAAGGCACATATTTGTGATGATTCTCAATACTTCCGAGGTTGAAATCTCTTCATTCCTACTGATTGGGATCCCAGGACTTGAGCATATGCACATTTGGGTCTCCATCCCTATCTGCCTCATGTACCTAACAGCTATTCTGGGAAATTGCACCATCCTCTGTGTCATCAGAACAGAGTCTTCTCTGCATGAGCCCATGTTCCATTTCCTCTCCATGTTGGCCTTCTCTGATCTAggtctgtctttctcctccatccccacTATGCTAAGAATATTCTTGTTCAATGCCATGGGGATTTCTGCTGATGCCTGCATTGCCCAGGAATTCTTCATCCATGGATTCACAGACATGGAATCTTCAGTGCTCCTCATTATGTCCTTTGATCGATTTGTAGCCATCCGGCACCCTCTGAGATACAATGCCATCCTCACTAGCTCCAGGGTTGTGCAAATTGGGCTAGCCTTTGCTGTTAAAAGCATTCTCCTGGTGCTTCCCCTTCCATTTACTTTAAAGAGACTCAGATACTGCAATAAACGCCTCTTGTCACACTCCTATTGTCTCCATCAGGATGTCATGAAGTTGGCATGCACTGACAACAGGGTTAACTTTTACTATGGGCTGTTTGTTGCACTCTGCATGATGTCAGACAGTGTGTTCATTGCTGTCTCCTATGTGTTCATCTTGAAGACGGTATTGGGTATTGCATCCCATGGGGAGCGGCTCAAAGCTCTCAATACTTGT
Proteins encoded in this region:
- the LOC110335203 gene encoding olfactory receptor 51A7-like; translation: MILNTSEVEISSFLLIGIPGLEHMHIWVSIPICLMYLTAILGNCTILCVIRTESSLHEPMFHFLSMLAFSDLGLSFSSIPTMLRIFLFNAMGISADACIAQEFFIHGFTDMESSVLLIMSFDRFVAIRHPLRYNAILTSSRVVQIGLAFAVKSILLVLPLPFTLKRLRYCNKRLLSHSYCLHQDVMKLACTDNRVNFYYGLFVALCMMSDSVFIAVSYVFILKTVLGIASHGERLKALNTCVSHICAVLIFYVPIITLATMHRFAKHKSPLAMILIADAFLLVPPLMNPIVYCVKTRQIRVKILEKLGLHSK